A part of Amphiprion ocellaris isolate individual 3 ecotype Okinawa chromosome 16, ASM2253959v1, whole genome shotgun sequence genomic DNA contains:
- the slc25a16 gene encoding graves disease carrier protein has protein sequence MTSEAAVSTSPSMSSTPAKRDYYWVRSFVAGGVAGCCAKTTIAPLDRVKILLQAQSPHYKHLGVFSTLRAVPQKEGLLGLYKGNGAMMVRIFPYGAIQFMAFDKYKKLLSKQIGISGHIHRLMAGSMAGMTAVICTYPLDVVRARLAFQVKGDHRYTGIANAFHTIYLKEGGILGFYRGLTPTLIGMAPYAGLSFFTFGTLKSIGLKHFPEVLGRPSSDNPDVLILKTHVNLLCGGAAGTIAQTVSYPFDVARRRMQLGSVLPDSEKCVSLVKTLKYVYQQYGVKKGLYRGLSLNYIRCVPSQAVAFTTYEFMKQLLHLN, from the exons ATGACATCGGAGGCTGCGGTCTCCACATCTCCCAGCATGAGCAGCACCCCCGCCAAGAGGGACTACTACTGGGTTCGCTCCTTTGTAGCTGGAG gTGTAGCAGGATGCTGTGCCAAGACTACCATCGCTCCACTGGACAGAGTCAAGATTCTTCTTCAAGCCCAGAGCCCCCATTACAAACATCTGG gAGTGTTTTCCACCCTTAGAGCTGTGCCACAGAAAGAAGGCCTCCTTGGATTGTACAAGGGTAATGGGGCAATGATGGTCAGGATATTTCCTTACGGAGCCATCCAGTTCATGGCCTTTGACAAATATAAAAAG CTGCTAAGTAAACAGATTGGAATCTCTGGGCACATCCACCGCCTCATGGCAGGATCTATGGCAG GGATGACTGCAGTGATTTGCACCTACCCTCTGGATGTGGTCCGAGCCAGGCTGGCCTTTCAGGTGAAAGGAGATCATCGTTACACTGGAATTGCCAATGCTTTCCACACCATTTACCTTAAG gaaggGGGCATTTTGGGCTTCTACAGGGGACTCACCCCAACACTTATTGGAATGGCCCCTTATGCAG GTCTCTCGTTCTTCACCTTTGGCACCTTGAAGAGTATTGGCTTGAAACATTTCCCAGAGGTGCTGGGACGTCCCTCCTCAGACAACCCTGATGTGCTCATTCTGAAAACTCACGTCAACCTGCTTTGCGGAGGAGCCGCCGGTACCATCGCTCAGACAGTCTC GTACCCCTTTGATGTAGCTAGAAGAAGAATGCAGTTAGGTTCTGTGCTTCCCGACTCAGAGAAATGTGT ATCACTGGTCAAGACCCTGAAGTATGTGTATCAGCAGTATGGGGTCAAGAAGGGATTGTACCGTGGCCTTTCTCTCAACTACATCCGCTGTGTCCCCTCTCAGGCCGTGGCCTTCACCACCTATGAGTTCATGAAGCAGCTCCTCCACCTGAACTAG